The genomic window ACCCAGCTCGATCGCATCCACGAGGTACTCGCCACCGAGACCAGCGTGCTCCTCGTGGGTGGCCTGGGTGACAACTCCGCCATCATCTGGGGGGCACGCGGCGAGGAGTGGAGCGAGCTCTTCAACCGGTGGGAGCGCGGAGCCCAGCACCAGCTGAGCGGTCTGGCCGCGACGGATGCGACGCTGCGCACCTTCGTGGCCGTGGGGAACGAAGGCCTGGTCCTGACCTCGGCCGACGGTGGTGCGAGCTGGACCGAGCAGGCGAGCGGCACGAAGGCCAACCTGCACGACGTGGCCTGTCGCGACGGCCGGTGCGTGGCGGTGGGTGACGCGGGGACGGTCCTGCTGAGCCGGGACCACGGCGCGAGCCTGACCTCCCTCGCGGTGACGAGCGCGGTGGACTTCGCGGCGGTGAGCCTCGGCTCGACGGCGGACAAGATCTGGATCGGTGGCACCGAGGGCACGATCCTGCACTCCGACGACGGGGGCGCGCGCTTCAGCCGCCAGCCGACCGAGCGAAGCTGCTTCGTGCAGGCCCTGTTCATGGTGAGCGATACGTTCGGCCTGGCCGGCTGCGCGAGCACGCTCGGCAACTCGGGGGCGCTCCTCCACACCGTCACCGGCGGCCGCTAGCGCGGCTGGTCTGGCGACGGCCCCTCCTCACCCCTCGTCCTCTCCCACCGCGATCCCGAGCCGCCGCATCCGGCGGGCCAGCGCGCCGCGACTGATGCCGAGCTGCGCCGCAGCGCGGCTCTGGTTGCCACCCGACGAGGCGAGCGCCTCGCGGATCAGGCGGGCCTCGTGCTGGGCCAGAGGCCCGGCCGGCTCGGTAGCGACGTCCTCGGCCGTGCGCGCCTCACCGATCTCGGCCGGCAGGAGGTCCACGCCGAGCGGCGCGTCGTCGTCGGCGAGGATCATCGCTCGCTCGATCACGTTGCGCAGCTCGCGGGCGTTGCCGGGCCAGGCGTAGGCCAGGAGTCGCCGCTCCGCCTCGGGCTCGAGCTCCCGCACGCGCTTGCGAAAGCTCCCGCGGTAGTCCGTCATGAACTGCCGGGCCAGCGGCAAGATGTCCTCCCGTCGCTCGCGCAGGGGAGGGATCACGATCGGAAAGACCTTCAGCCGGTAGTAGAGGTCCTCGCGCAACGTGCGGGCCTCAATCGCCCGCTGCAGGTCGCGATTGGTGGCCGCGATGATGCGAAGGTCGGCCGCCAGGTCTCGCACGCCGCCCACGCGCCGGAAGGTGCGTTGCTCGAGCACCTTCAGCAGCTTGGCCTGCACCGCGAGCGGCGCATCGGCGATCTCGTCCAGGTAGACCGTTCCGCCGGCGGCCAGCTCGAAGAGCCCCTGCTTGGCCGCCTTGGCGTCGGTGAAGGCCCCTCGTTCGTGGCCGAAGAGCTCGCTCTCGAGCAGGGCTTCGGGGAGCGCTGCGCAGTTGATGTCGAGGAAGAGCCGCTCCGCGCGCACGCTGCCCTGGTGGATGTGGCGTGCGAGGAGATCCTTGCCGACGCCGCTCTCTCCCTGCAGGAGCACCGTCGCCGGGTCGCTGCGCATGACCCGCGAGGCGAGGGCGAGCGCCTGCTGCATCGCCGCCGATTGGGCCACGATGGCCGGCGCCGTGGTGGTGCGGTCTCGCGAGCGGAGAGCCCGGTTCTCCTGCCGCAGGAGGACCCGCTCCACCGCCTTGGCCACGCTGTTGTGGAGCTTGGCGAAGTCGAAGGGCTTGGTCACGTAGTCCCACGCCCCCTGGCGCACGGACTCGACCGCGGTCTCGAGCGCGGTGGTGGAGGTGATCATGATGATCACCGTGTCCTCGCGGACCGCGTGGAACTCGGGGATGCGCGCCACGCCGCTCCCGTCGGGAAGATTGATGTCGAGGAGCACCACGTCGGCCGGGTCGCCCTCGTGCAGGCGGAGCGCCTCCGTGGCCGTGCCGGCGGTGGCCACCGTGTAGCCCTCGCGCGCCAGGTCCTTCTCCAGCGACCAGCGGATGAGCTCCTCGTCGTCGACCACCAGCACTCGCGCGCTAGCTCGCGGCATGCACACCTTCCTCTTCGCTGCCGCCGTCCGTGGGCAGCCGGATGGTGAAGGAGGTCCCCTGCCCGGGGCGGCTCTCGACCTGGATCTCCCCCCGCTGGGTCTCGACGATCTGGCGCGCGACGTAGAGCCCGAGGCCCGTGCCATGGGCCTTGGTCGAAAAGAAGGGCGAGAAGATGCGCTCCTTGTTCTCGGGCAGGATCCCGAGCCCC from Deltaproteobacteria bacterium includes these protein-coding regions:
- a CDS encoding sigma-54-dependent Fis family transcriptional regulator — its product is MPRASARVLVVDDEELIRWSLEKDLAREGYTVATAGTATEALRLHEGDPADVVLLDINLPDGSGVARIPEFHAVREDTVIIMITSTTALETAVESVRQGAWDYVTKPFDFAKLHNSVAKAVERVLLRQENRALRSRDRTTTAPAIVAQSAAMQQALALASRVMRSDPATVLLQGESGVGKDLLARHIHQGSVRAERLFLDINCAALPEALLESELFGHERGAFTDAKAAKQGLFELAAGGTVYLDEIADAPLAVQAKLLKVLEQRTFRRVGGVRDLAADLRIIAATNRDLQRAIEARTLREDLYYRLKVFPIVIPPLRERREDILPLARQFMTDYRGSFRKRVRELEPEAERRLLAYAWPGNARELRNVIERAMILADDDAPLGVDLLPAEIGEARTAEDVATEPAGPLAQHEARLIREALASSGGNQSRAAAQLGISRGALARRMRRLGIAVGEDEG